In the genome of Halictus rubicundus isolate RS-2024b chromosome 9, iyHalRubi1_principal, whole genome shotgun sequence, one region contains:
- the LOC143357530 gene encoding uncharacterized protein LOC143357530 — translation MTPTMRPIVILATVLLMTACRPTVCTASGDGGPNSPIFNLDNTALEKKLAAIFSKVAHSSATTKRSVPAYDAQVSASTTLSTVPSSLTTTTTTTTTASPSMPPIRYPVPRATVSPVFRELPSYAPPSRALFTPPLPPDYLHPFADKPTLRGTNHDGHSGPKRPVPPPSGTPAHERIPIRPPDLQGPTQIPERHSHSRNKPLNTPSKEQNLAESSELDRRNNTNEFVPTLHYPSISRILSGSNGRKQDIPEILLKPLPTKSPAQNAPVMPTTEKMTTAASTTARPSSTLDSSRSVTQPTIFNLPNTRRHDDDGYHGLRNENGYKTENIEIIDTERLPYPQPQPPAPAPKRPNEDNDRNVPQVDPHPLESTWRIAWSLHVYVAAIMFTLMALYSIYKIVRFNEATNLLTQSYFLTVHLLLTTVCTLRCFHLFYDAYNLGHSLPEPLSRVLMYLPAPLLSTAFATLVLYLARCSEAPPLNNKFLSPAALVFSSTVHIVLCVSLHVSTHVLGYQDEAKILPLICQCIYIIVCVTLGLGYMYVYRVVRSQIHVASNKAAGANHIVGADPTTVALSTAITTSIATALFFILMGFVQLYGIFGNVQERPQSYPWLWWGWQFSVRLLELAVCGLLAWVASLSQYPLREKQLQQHTVHSGFALFPCGSSTSTENMDDVLYPAICSTNQAIQNYTMRTGKQVYDDSFPLNTLPEHLNISGTFERHSIRKSGTMGHFPHEGRGSLNRHGNGIQTLRSSESRGRHTPVQGMHEQTPTTGSTMLVAEDGFVRFRSLGAEDDELSDTPSVVGTHGRGSSLAGSVRFNARHPTLQHQHSHPHPHQHQHQHSLQHPHPSQHPAHHQLYNNT, via the exons ATGACCCCGACGATGCGTCCGATCGTCATCCTGGCCACGGTGCTGCTGATGACGGCGTGCCGCCCGACCGTTTGCACCGCGAGCGGCGACGGCGGGCCTAACAGTCCCATCTTCAATCTGGACAACACCGCGCTCGAGAAGAAGCTAGCAGCGATATTCAGCAAAGTGGCGCATAGCTCGGCGACCACGAAGCGCAGCGTGCCCGCCTACGATGCCCAGGTGTCGGCCAGCACCACCCTGTCGACGGTGCCCTCGTCCTTGACCACCACGACCACCACCACGACGACGGCCAGCCCGTCGATGCCGCCTATAAGGTATCCTGTTCCTAGGGCGACGGTGTCCCCGGTGTTCCGCGAGCTACCCTCCTACGCACCCCCGTCCCGAGCCCTTTTCACCCCTCCTCTACCGCCAGATTATCTGCACCCGTTCGCAGACAAGCCTACTTTAAGAGGAACGAACCACGACGGCCATTCGGGCCCGAAGAGGCCGGTGCCACCGCCAAGCGGCACGCCGGCTCACGAGAGGATACCCATCAGGCCTCCGGATCTTCAAGGTCCTACCCAGATCCCAGAACGACACTCCCACTCCAGAAACAAACCGCTGAACACGCCCAGCAAGGAGCAGAACCTGGCGGAGTCCAGCGAGCTGGACAGGAGGAACAACACCAACGAGTTCGTGCCTACGCTTCACTATCCTAGTATATCCAGGATACTGTCGGGCAGCAACGGCCGGAAGCAGGACATCCCGGAGATCCTGCTGAAGCCGTTGCCCACGAAGAGCCCGGCGCAGAACGCGCCCGTGATGCCCACCACCGAGAAGATGACCACCGCGGCCAGTACGACCGCCAGGCCGTCCAGCACGCTGGACTCGTCAAGGTCCGTGACCCAGCCTACGATCTTCAACCTGCCGAACACGAGGCGGCACGACGACGACGGCTACCACGGGCTCAGGAACGAGAACGGTTACAAGACGGAGAACATCGAGATCATCGACACCGAGAGGCTACCGTACCCTCAGCCGCAGCCACCAGCCCCGGCCCCGAAGAGGCCCAACGAGGACAACGACCGCAACGTGCCACAGGTCGACCCGCATCCGTTGGAGTCCACGTGGCGGATAGCCTGGTCCCTGCATGTCTACGTTGCGGCGATCATGTTCACCCTGATGGCCCTCTACTCGATCTACAAGATCGTTCGCTTCAACGAGGCGACGAACCTGCTCACCCAGTCCTACTTCCTCACGGTCCACCTGCTGCTCACCACCGTTTGCACCCTGAGGTGCTTCCATCTTTTCTACGACGCGTACAACCTAGGCCACTCGCTGCCAGAGCCCCTGTCCCGGGTGCTGATGTACCTGCCCGCGCCTTTGCTGTCCACCGCGTTTGCCACCCTGGTGCTCTACCTGGCCCGTTGCTCGGAGGCGCCGCCATTGAACAATAAGTTCCTTTCGCCGGCTGCACTAGTGTTTTCCTCCACGGTGCACATCGTCCTCTGCGTCTCGTTGCACGTGTCCACGCACGTGCTGGGCTACCAGGACGAGGCGAAGATCCTGCCGTTGATCTGCCAGTGCATCTACATCATCGTCTGCGTCACACTGGGCCTAGGCTACATGTATGTCTACCGAGTGGTGCGCTCGCAGATCCACGTGGCCAGCAACAAAGCTGCCGGGGCCAATCACATTGTTGGCGCCGATCCCACCACCGTGGCCTTGAGCACCGCCATCACCACCAGCATCGCCACCGCACTGTTCTTCATACTGATGGGATTCGTGCAACTGTACGGCATCTTCGGCAACGTTCAAGAACGACCCCAGTCCTATCCCTGGCTCTGGTGGGGCTGGCAGTTCTCTGTCAGACTCCTCGAGCTGGCTGTTTGCGGACTCCTAGCCTGGGTCGCCAGCCTGTCGCAGTATCCCCTCAGGGAGAAGCAGCTGCAACAGCACACCGTCCACTCCGGGTTCGCACTGTTCCCGTGCGGCAGCTCCACGTCCACGGAGAACATGGACGACGTGCTCTATCCGGCTATCTGCAGCACCAACCAGGCGATCCAGAATTACACGATGAGAACCGGGAAACAGGTTTACGACGATAGCTTCCCGCTGAACACGCTACCCGAGCATTTGAACATATCAG GTACCTTCGAGAGACATTCCATTCGCAAGTCAGGCACCATGGGCCATTTCCCGCACGAAGGTCGCGGCTCGTTAAACCGACACGGCAATGGGATACAGACGTTGAGGAGTTCCGAGAGCCGGGGCCGGCATACGCCCGTGCAGGGGATGCACGAGCAGACGCCGACCACGGGATCGACGATGCTGGTCGCCGAGGACGGGTTCGTCAGGTTCCGAAGCCTCGGAGCCGAAGACGACGAGCTGTCCGACACGCCCAGCGTGGTTGGCACCCATGGCAGAGGAAGCTCGCTGGCCGGCAGCGTGAGATTCAACGCGAGACATCCGACCCTGCAGCATCAGCACTCCCATCCGCACCCCCATCAACACCAGCATCAACACTCCCTGCAACATCCACATCCGAGTCAGCATCCGGCTCACCATCAGCTGTACAACAACACGTAA